One window of Chloroflexus aggregans DSM 9485 genomic DNA carries:
- a CDS encoding ABC transporter ATP-binding protein, whose protein sequence is MALLEATNITKIFGGLVAVNDVTFTVEPGSIVSVIGPNGAGKTTFFNVLTGIYKPDKGRVVFAGQDITGWRSDQIAALGMRRTFQNIRLFGNMTVLENVLVGMHVHLNAPIWNIIFRSRSMLREEAKARAKAIELLNFVGIADKRDELAKNLPYGDQRRLEIARAMAGDPKIILLDEPTAGMNPHETMEATHLIRRLRDERGITVILIEHDMRLVMSISERISVLDYGSKIAEGDVQAIRTNPRVIEAYLGKGAASHAA, encoded by the coding sequence ATGGCGCTGCTCGAAGCTACGAATATTACCAAGATTTTCGGTGGTCTGGTGGCGGTGAATGATGTGACCTTCACCGTTGAACCGGGTAGTATCGTGAGTGTGATTGGCCCTAACGGTGCCGGTAAGACTACCTTCTTTAACGTGTTAACCGGTATTTATAAGCCCGATAAGGGGCGGGTTGTCTTTGCCGGGCAAGATATTACCGGCTGGCGCTCCGATCAGATCGCAGCACTTGGGATGCGCCGCACCTTCCAGAACATTCGGTTGTTCGGGAATATGACGGTGCTCGAAAACGTGCTCGTCGGAATGCATGTTCATCTCAACGCGCCGATCTGGAATATTATCTTCCGTTCGCGTAGTATGTTGCGTGAAGAAGCAAAGGCGCGTGCTAAGGCGATAGAGTTACTGAATTTTGTCGGTATTGCCGATAAACGCGATGAATTGGCGAAAAATCTGCCCTACGGTGATCAGCGCCGATTAGAGATTGCTCGTGCGATGGCCGGTGATCCCAAGATCATCTTACTCGATGAGCCAACCGCCGGGATGAACCCGCACGAAACGATGGAAGCCACTCACCTAATCCGTCGCTTACGCGATGAACGCGGGATCACGGTCATTCTGATCGAACACGATATGCGACTGGTGATGTCCATCTCGGAACGGATCTCGGTGCTCGATTACGGGAGTAAGATCGCTGAAGGCGATGTTCAGGCGATTCGCACCAATCCACGGGTCATCGAAGCGTATCTTGGTAAAGGTGCCGCAAGTCACGCTGCCTAG